In the Cannabis sativa cultivar Pink pepper isolate KNU-18-1 unplaced genomic scaffold, ASM2916894v1 Contig1, whole genome shotgun sequence genome, one interval contains:
- the LOC115716074 gene encoding protein LATERAL ROOT PRIMORDIUM 1 gives MWSGPSSRSINYGLPPEMGMVGLRDVFVVAPASSFHHNNHHPHHHLHHNLNHDPNLISDHSLNGSNPATALGVGVGVGVIPLLTAAPCLGPSHLDEATEANALGSSSAAARSRNGGIQLWQSQAQQAAAVSAAQTQLHPHFFKKPSIHDHGNSEIGGNLVIQSGGGGGINVGSGSTSSSTATCQDCGNQAKKDCTHRRCRTCCKSRGFDCSTHVKSTWVPAARRRERQLMTSAGPGGGTGPGSSGSTSGAKKPRLIASQTTSHTSTSNTTPPRSFDTSSSHQDASFKETLPGQVRAPAVFKCVRVTAVEDGEDEYAYQAVVKIGGHVFKGFLYDQGVETTTRDNSTFPNLSELHLGGGGGRNGASSSSPMLDPSDVYAASTAGLLGGSTYGNPIN, from the exons ATGTGGTCCGGTCCATCTTCAAGGTCCATCAACTACGGTCTTCCACCCGAGATGGGCATGGTGGGTCTTCGAGACGTCTTCGTCGTCGCACCAGCCTCTTCTTTCCACCACAACAACCACCATCCCCACCACCATCTCCACCACAACCTCAACCACGACCCAAACCTCATCTCCGACCACTCTCTCAACGGCTCCAACCCTGCCACAGCCCTCGGCGTCGGCGTTGGTGTTGGCGTAATCCCATTACTAACAGCAGCTCCTTGTCTCGGTCCATCACATCTCGATGAAGCTACCGAGGCCAATGCACTAGGTTCTTCCTCAGCTGCGGCTCGAAGCCGAAATGGCGGGATTCAGCTGTGGCAAAGTCAGGCTCAACAGGCGGCTGCTGTCTCGGCAGCTCAAACTCAACTCCATCCGCATTTCTTTAAGAAGCCCTCGATTCACGACCACGGAAACAGCGAAATCGGGGGCAATTTGGTAATTCAGAGCGGTGGAGGAGGCGGAATTAATGTCGGGTCTGGATCGACGTCGTCCTCCACAGCAACGTGTCAAGATTGTGGGAACCAAGCCAAAAAAGACTGTACCCATAGAAGGTGTAGAACTTGTTGCAAGAGTCGAGGTTTCGACTGCTCCACGCACGTGAAGAGCACATGGGTCCCGGCCGCTCGGAGGAGAGAGCGTCAGCTCATGACTTCGGCCGGTCCTGGTGGCGGAACCGGACCTGGGTCTTCCGGGTCGACTTCGGGTGCAAAGAAACCTAGACTCATTGCCTCCCAAACCACTTCTCACACTTCTACTTCCAACACTACTCCCCCTAGAAGCTTCGATACCAGCTCAAGTCACCAAG ATGCGAGCTTCAAAGAAACGTTGCCGGGTCAAGTACGTGCACCGGCGGTTTTCAAGTGCGTACGAGTGACGGCTGTGGAGGATGGAGAAGACGAGTATGCTTATCAAGCGGTTGTTAAGATCGGTGGTCATGTTTTCAAAGGCTTTTTATACGATCAAGGTGTCGAAACAACAACCCGCGATAATAGTACTTTTCCAAATCTTTCAGAATTGCATTTGGGTGGCGGAGGAGGAAGAAATGGGGCGTCTTCTTCGTCGCCAATGCTCGATCCCTCCGATGTCTACGCAGCCTCCACAGCAGGTTTGCTCGGAGGTTCCACCTATGGTAATCcaataaattaa